The Pirellulales bacterium nucleotide sequence CATGGCCGATGTGGTGCGGGCGACCAAGGCGAAAAAAATCGTGCTCGATCATCACGTTAGCGCGGATGACCTGGGCGCCGAGGAGTTTAAAAACGTGGAGGCGGAAGCAACGGGGCGGCTGGTGTTGGAGGCGGCCCAGCATTTAGGGGTGCGGCTCACGCCGGAAATTGCCACGCCGCTGTTTGCGGCCATCGCCACCGATACCGGCTGGTTCCGCTTTGGTTCCACACGCGGCGATACATTCCGCGCGGGCGGCGCGCTGATTGATGCCGGGGCCAAGCCCAGCGGCATTTACAACTCGCTGTACGAACAGGAAAGTTTGGCGCGGCTGAATTTGACCGGCCGTATTTTGGCGTGTGCCAAAACGGAAATCGAAGGGCGGTTCATTCACACCGCCGTGCGGCAGGACGATTTTAAAGCCACGGGGGCGATTCCATCGGATACGGAAGACATCATTAACATGACTTTGAACGTGGGCGGCACGCAGATGGCAGTGATTCTGGTGGAACAACCCAACGGCGACGCCAAAGTCAGTTTCCGCAGTCGTTGCGCAGTCGATTGCAGCAAGCTGGCCGAGCAATTCGGCGGCGGCGGACACAAAGCGGCCGCCGGAGCATTTGTGAAAGGGCCGTTTGAACAAGCGCAGACGAAAGTGCTCGACGCCGTACGGGCTGCCTTGAAATAGCAGCATGGAATCAAGGCTGGCATCTTTAGCTAGCATGCTTGCCCAAATGGCGGCAGTCCGCCATTTCTTTCTTGGTATTGCTTCCATCACGGGAAAGTCGCCGGAACCCTTACAGTCTGCTATAGCCCCTGTCGATGGCTACAGATGTGTGGCTATTTTCCCTACGCGCGGAAATGTATTGCTGCCCGGAGGGGGGCCGGGTCTGTGTTTCGTCAATCCTCAGGATCCTCGCCGGTTATGTGGTGCCAGAATTGCCAACAAGATGTGCCTGCCATTGCCGCCGGTGATACGGCCCGTTGTGCCCAATGCGGCCGTTTCCTGAAGCGCAACGTGTATCCCTCTTCTCCCGAATCCGCCGCTGTAGAAATGCCCAACTGGGAAATTCGGCGGAACGCATCTTCAAACGTTGCTGCAGCAATCCCCGCCGCAATGACCGTTCAACTACACCGTGCCCTGCCGGCTTTCGAACAAGACGATTGGCTGTTGGACGAACAATTGCGAAGCTTGAAAAAACGCTTAGGTTTGTCTCTGAAGCCGGAAGCGGCACATTCTCATTCTGTGCATTCAGCAGCTCCCATTGTGCTTCGGCCGGCAACGCTTTCGAGTACCCACGTGCCAAGTTCTGCCGGCAACCACGCCGGCAAATCTCGTCGTCGAGGTTCGCTTTTGGCATGGTGCCTGATGTCGCTGGGACTAATGGCCTTGGCCGGCGGCGGCGCCATGTTGGCGTGGTCGTTCGTGGGTCGCCGCGGCGACCTGTGGGGCATTGGGATGTCGCTGACGCTGGCGGGCCAATTCGGGCTGGTGTTGGGATTGGTGTTGCGGCTAAATCTTTTGTGGCACGCCAACCGCCGCACGGCGGAAACGCTGGAAAACGTCGATCGGCAACTGCACGAAATCAATCACGCCGCCGCACTGCTGCGCACTCCACAAGCGACGCCCGGGCAATCGTTTTATGCCCACTCGGCAGAAGACGCCGCCCCGTATCCGCTGCTCTCCAATTTGAAGGGGCGGCTCGATCTATTTGCCGACAAACTGTCACAGTTGCGATGATGTAAATCTTGCCGCGTTGATAGCCGGCGATAGCGGGATGTCATCCGATGTAAAGCCGCCGATGTTATCGGCGGTGCGCTACCATCGATTCCCCATTCAATCGCCGCCGTAAAGAAACGGATACGGCCGGCTCACTTCTCCCCGCCGTTCATTGTGTCGTTCGATGTAGCGAATGGTGTTCCGCCAATGTGATTCATCGAACATGTAGCTGCACCAATAGTTCTTACAGAACACTGGCCCTTCGTGCTTGGTTTGGGCATGCACTTCTTTGGTCATCTGCTGGGCGAGCCACTTTGCCGTTCTCTCGATATCCATCCCCGAATATGTCAGCAGCAGATGAAGATGGGTTGACTCGATCGAGGCAGCGACAATTTTCCAAGGCGATGACGCTGCGCAGGCGGAAATTGCTTTTTCGACCGCCGCGATCATTGCTGTGTCCAATCGCACGGGCGGCTGC carries:
- a CDS encoding DHH family phosphoesterase, with the protein product MSINWPRFVEVIKAHQRFLLVSHIRPDCDALGSELGMAGILDALGKQVRIVNGQATPPNYRFIDPHRRIQTINVEVRQADLEDVQLLMILDTSAWAQLGPMADVVRATKAKKIVLDHHVSADDLGAEEFKNVEAEATGRLVLEAAQHLGVRLTPEIATPLFAAIATDTGWFRFGSTRGDTFRAGGALIDAGAKPSGIYNSLYEQESLARLNLTGRILACAKTEIEGRFIHTAVRQDDFKATGAIPSDTEDIINMTLNVGGTQMAVILVEQPNGDAKVSFRSRCAVDCSKLAEQFGGGGHKAAAGAFVKGPFEQAQTKVLDAVRAALK
- a CDS encoding transposase; amino-acid sequence: MGRTLGYHYVKSGYGLWLPGDSRGHWSEAWDEQIGFIEPHMLHGGDPVRERMARERMKQPPVRLDTAMIAAVEKAISACAASSPWKIVAASIESTHLHLLLTYSGMDIERTAKWLAQQMTKEVHAQTKHEGPVFCKNYWCSYMFDESHWRNTIRYIERHNERRGEVSRPYPFLYGGD